The DNA window CCGTGTAGAAGTATtagtttttgtaaattttatcacCCACTTAAGATAAcgcattttcctttttagttttccccaaataaaatgacatttttctcttttttgaaaactttccttcttcaattaatacacttaACCACGTTTcttattccaattaaaatatcgagctctttttttctcttcatttaaatcattaattgTTTACTTTTGTGGAATAAAAATCATTCTTAATACTATATAGTGAGATCAAAATTTAACGttattaacaataattaattatatacttattcaattaataaagtagTGCATCGCGCTGAGATTGGATACAATATATCATTAtgtaacaccccgactttTTACCCTAAGGCTTAGAACATcgatctatatatatatataagtttcgcgtctaattttttttattattacttcTTGTTATGATTAATCGTTGTGAAGTATTTTTTGAgtggaaaacaaaaatagtaatatttcaatataaagtTTGCTCTAATAAAAGTCCGTTTGTGAAGACCgagtttcaaataaaaagtCCGTACACGAGTTCAACGTTTAAGTAAagatttactaaaaaataaaatactctccATGCCCTTCGGATCTTGCTCAATAGTCACGCCTTGAATCCCGATACCTACACGAATGGATAAGAAGCGTGTTAAATCAAGACGAGACGATCGACGAAATCAAATCACATCAAACACGCATATCAAACGACGGCTCACGTTTTCCAAATGACGGCTCACGTCTTTTAAGGGACGAGACATAATATTCTTGCCATTTATGGTATTATGAATGATTGATTGGACAACTTGCCTCATTTGGCAAAAAGTCCATGACTCTTGGACGATGCATTGCCTTCCTAAACCAAGCTATTAACCATGTAAAGCCATGCATTCTTTTCCTCTATAAATACTACACCACTCCTTCACCTCCACTTTTGCTTCAACACTAGATTTCTCTAAACAAAATCTCATTTCAACTAATGATGCTAGCAAGTGCTTGAAGAAGAAGGATTTATTCTCTACACACTacattcttctttttccttaaGGTAATTATCCTTAAACATTTGATTTCTTAAGCCTTTACTTCACTTTTGCATACTTTTGCATTTCATTACATCATGTAGTAAAACTTATCCAATTACTCTCATCTTTATCACCATTGTTAGACCAAACTTTTCTCACAACTTTCATGCTCAACTTAGACCTTGATCATTGGACTCTTAGTCAATACCATTTTCATAGCAAGAATCTAGCAACACAGTGTATTAGCTTCTAAATCATCCTTATGCTAGAATCTCTAGAGCAAGTGCCAACAACACCAAGCTTTCATCATCTATCTCAACTCTAAGTAATAACCAACCATAGCCACTGCCCCAATGAGAAGGAGCTCAAGATGGAAATTAGATAACAGAGAGATAAAGAACTTAGCCTTTAAGAGTGCACCGATGGACACCGAGCTACCGGAAGGCGCCGCTGCTGTCACCCGGAGCAGCCacagctgctgctgctgctgtcaCTGGGCGgcagccgccgccgctgctaTCTCCGGCAGCCATCCACGACGCACACCGCTGCCCCGAAAGAATCACGCTGCACCCTTCCCCCCCTCACTCGACGAATTGGTGCCTGAAATCGAACTAAGAGTGAGGaatatgtgtgtttttaaTCGTGAGTTTAAGTAGAGAAAAACCTACCTGAAAGTGGACGCCGGCGACGGAGTTTCTTCTCCGGGAGGCAGCCGAGCTCCGTCGGCCgagaaagatagagagatgccgggagagagagagagacgagGCAACGGCCGGCGTCGCTCGCCGGCGACGCCATGACCGGCGCGACGGTAGAAAGAGAGAGGGTGAGAAACGTGAGGCGAAGGGGAGAGGAAGAGGCGCCCCTCTGATTCAAAATCTGATCTTGAGTTTTATTAGGGTTTCTTTGATTTTAAGTATTTGGGCCTCTCTTTTGGGccaattaattttgtggaaTAGTCTCCTAATTATTCTAGTATGGGCCAATAGTTtgaggaaaggaaaaaaaaaaaaaaaattgggctTTGAGTCTAAGTGAGGAAATGGGctttatctcaaaattttgggtttgatATCACTTAAAATGTTGAAgcctttaaataattaatcttgtgattaattaatactttatcctccttaattaattaattttttgaagttAGGAATGTATGAGCTAAATGAACCCTCtcccaaaaatttatttatctacttTAAGGTCTCTTATAAATTAGGGATCCACAATTTAAATGGAATGAAGTTATCTTGATCGAACCCCGAACATAGGATGCATACTCCTTGTAGGATCATTTCATGTCATGCACCTTATGTATGTtcataaaaactaatttaaatcattatactCTTTCAAGAAGGGCGTGTTCGCGGAGTTTGATTACCCAAGGTCGAGcttttgtagagttttactTGGAAGCtttgaggtgggctttatatccaacacattaagtgtggataaaattatcaaatatataaaatgatttttgtttgataaaatcgcacttactttttttccaatattatcgtgccataaattatttgttttatgatgcctatctgcttggcgatgccaaatgaatgaatgaatgaaacgAATTCGGCTCCAATAAGACCAAGATCCTATTCGAGTTAGTGTACACAAAGGAATGGACCGTGAGTCATCGTAAGGGTTGGCCGGTCAATGTGatcgtggaaggtggccaccttcccgaCACACAATGAACTATCAGATATGGCGGATTGATGGAATGAACTTAGCTTGATCAAGCGaactttatgaaaatgaacttagtaagctcgggcctttaAGAAAACCCCcgtgtgttactgtgatggcatgataataactttttcttatatgtgtatttttcggcaatgtgttcactgagtaccccgtactcagccctgcatgtatttctaaatgtgcaggttaaGCAAGTGATGAACTGGTGGCTGAGTGGAGTTGGTGGTCGTCTCATCTCTTTTGTAGGATATTTGTGGcatgtgtcttcatacacatGACCACATGGTTACAACTCCTTCCGCTGTGCTTTTGCTGTGGTATTTTGTAGTAGATGGGTCATAGGAAAAATGATCAGTAACGAGTGACTTGTGATAAACACTCTTTTAAATTCTCATGATCTTTTGTTGTCTTGAGAACCTCTTGTACCTTATGAAGAAGCACTTGTGTGTCTTGTTGTTGATTCTTCGTCCCCTTTCTATCCCCTCTTCTTAATTCCCTCCCCTGGTCATGATTTACCGAGCaatgctatccttagcaaagcGCGGTCGTGACACATTAGACGGATGGAGAATATAATGATTCGATTCTAAAGTTCACATGTATCAATAAGACATGATTATGTACTTATTTGATTGCTAAAAATATCGTCAGTTTCGCATCGCGCCTGGCTTGAAGTGTAAATCCAACACTCCAAGGGTTTAGTAGCCCATGAGGTTAGGGTATAGTACTGACTCAATAAAATAGCGTTCGCTAAGTGGTCAAAGTTAAATCCATCTCCAAAGGGTTTAGTAATCCATAtggctaggttgtagtaccgaCTTAGTAACATAGTTTACAATTTAACAACATTGTGCaatatactttttttctatgtaatattctatatgaaatataaaatattaactatataaatttaaaatattaaatagatgagttaagAACATGTGCTTCTcgcattttcaaaaattatattttctttttaccatCCATCATaagaaaatactaatttttagtaattattcaatatatcATACTATTAGTCAAtagattatttaaaatatcaataactaTACCTACAATTAATTACCTAAATTTCATTGTATAGTTGTAATGGGCTTCAATAAGATCTTTAAATTATGGCtttcatctatttatttattcaaccTTTAATAAGcccaaatcaaattattcgATACAAACTTCTAATTTCCCTAAAGTTTAATAGCACTCtttacattaaatatttattattgcatactaaaaactaatatttttatgtaactttattttgtatgtgaagtgaagagaataaagtaagagagagagaataaagtagagataaaagtattttcatttttagcgTTGTCTACTCGATTAATGTCATATTCCTAATTGCAAATCACACGTATATCAATGATGCATATTCCAAAATGTTTTCTCTATTCTCAATGCATTTTCCTATTCCCAATTCACATTGCACAGGCTATAATGGCAAATGATGGACTGGCTCAACGaatgtttgcattttatttctcaccattatatatattaatttttattaatttttataataataataataataataataataataatgttacataaaatatttattattgcataataaaaatgatatttttatataattttattttgtgtgtgaagtggagagagtaaagtaagagaataaaatagacataTGAATTTGGGCTAGGCTAACATGTTTTGggccaaaaataattaaggattaaCTAAACCCTActtgaattaataaatgataatttaaaatttaatttatggtcgtgtaggagtattagttttagtaaattgaaggtattagttttagtaaatttttaattatggcATGTAGgcgtattagttttaaatttttaattgtggCCGtgtaggagtattagttttaacaaattttatcatctacttaagatgacacctttttctttttagtttgctccaaataagatgacacttttctcttttttgaaaactttacttcttcaattaatacacttaACCACGTTTCtcattccaattaaaatatcgaGCTCTTTTTCTCTATTCATTTAAATAGTGCATCGTGCTTGGATTGAACATATGAACAATATTTCATTAGATGGATGTAGCATATAATGATTCGATTCTAAAGTTCACATATATCAATAATACATGATTATGTACTTATTTGATTACTAAAAATATCGCTAGTTGCGCATCGCGCCGGGGCTGAAGTGTAAATCCAACACTCCAAGGGTTTAGTAGTACATGAGGTTAGGGTATAGTACCGACTCAATAAAATAGCGTTCGCTATGTGATCGAAGTTAAATCCATCTCTAAAGGGTTTAGTAATCCATagggctaggttgtagtatcGACTTAGTAACATAGTTTACAATTTAACAACATTGTGCAATATACCTTTTTTCTATGTAACATTCTATAtgagatataaaatattaactatatatatttaaaatattaaatagatgagttaagAACATGTGCTTCtcacattttcaaaaattatattttctttttaccatTCACCATAAGAAAATgctaatttttagtaattattcaatatatcAGACTATTAGTcaacatattatttaaaatatcaataactaTACCTACAATTAATTACCTAAATTTCATTGTATAGTTGTAATGGGCTTCAATGAGATCCTTAAATTATGGCTTtcatctatttaattattcaaccTTTAATAAGCCCGAATCAAATTATTCGATATTAACTTCTAAGTTCCCTAAAGTTTAAtagcactttttattttattataacctATAGTTATTATTAGGGTGACCATCATCATTAATAgaactctttattttattataaactatagtcattattttttataattatatatggattTTGGTTCCATTCGGAgctttaaatttgaaattgaatttctttcgatttttaaaattaaaaaatcgaaATGATAGATTAATCGATCGTATTTCTGATATGATTTTTAGTATGTCAAAATTATCCCAAGAATAGAGTATTGATTTGttctaattatataattggCAATAGtctaaaatatgtttaaatatgtattCCTATAATCATATAGTATTTATCAATGAGTATTGACTTTGTTCGTTGAGccatgaatatttaattaaaaattaaaattaaattggtaaccttgaatttctaaaattagaaaaaaatgatttaatcaactatgttttaaatatgatttcaATGTGATCTGTTTGTCGattaatcttttcttttttatatttattatataaataaaaaattggtggtattctaaaatttaatcGGGCATGTAATctataataattgttttttatattcatgctTTAGTAGGTATTGTATTGTAGTTTAAACTCAAAACAAATTATGGTgtaaactcaattttttttattatacttaaatTGATTGTCAATATGAAACTTATTATATTGAATGAAGGCATGAAGTTTCTACGGTTAACAAGTGTTATACTAAAGCTTTGGATAGGAGTATGTGTGATATTATGTGAATTTGCTATAAATTAAGTATGCGCCATTTGAATTGGAGTTTGCATGTATTGTGTTTGGTGGTGATCTCGACAAATATTACATGTTATTCTTTGGGTTGTCGGTAGGATATTGTCAATGTTACTATTAATACTActtcataattataaatagttaattaaaaatatggaaGAATGTGAAGggattaataaaattgtatcattgatataagagtgaactacaaaaatggtccctggactatgggtttatctcgcccatagtccctggactttaaaaatatcgccagtagtccctggactaagggtttatctcgaaattggtccttttggctttttttggtacgaaaatgcccttttggggggttttgagggttttgggcaatttggtctttttacacttttaacattttaaatctgatattatttcagttatgtactaactttgatattatttcaaatttatcatcctttttcccttttgtcatccttcactttgtttctttatttcaatattagatttaattttacaaaattttaaattttaatttttaaatatcaataaaaatttttaattataaaaattattaaatagcaaaaattaatagttataatcaatatttgatagtgtatagtactatgtaatcaataaggtatgacaacgtcttagttttaatcaatatttaatagtagctttaatcataaatagattatataacacaatttattctgaaataaatatgcatctaatgtaagactaatataattttcgtttattaatttgaaaacaatcaaaatttactagaaaatttcaacaaaaatactcctatataaaattttaagtaggatcaaatttttagtcaacttcataatatttaatcacaagaaattataacaaccgaacggaggctaaatagaataactcttatttttccatcatgattaatattatttttctgtacttcttcaattcaattgaatattatattaaataacaaaaattaatagttttaatcaatatttatagtgtccatgaattaatagttttcattaaaattttttattgatatttaaaaatctaaatattaaatttaattttataaaattaaatctaatattgaaataaaaaaaaaacaaattcagtgaaggataacaaaatggaagaagaatgataattttgaaataatatcaaagttagtacataactaaaataatatcagatttaaaatgttaaaagtgtaaaaagaccaaattgcccaaaccccccaaaataatatcaaagggtattttcgtaccaaaaaaagccaaaaggatcaatttcgagataaacccttagtccagggactatgggcgagataaacccatagtccagggaccatttttgtagttcactcttgaTATAATATCGTAGTAATTTTGTGTTGCAGTGAATGTTAATgtcataataattaatatgatacatgcaaaaatattaaaatgctaaacaaattgcaataaaaatgagaatctATTTcgaaagaaattttttatcatatgtttatgattataaaatgcataccattttttattgttcttcTATGGGAAATACTCTGAAGAATTTTGGCATATCAGCGTCGATGTATACATCTTTTGTTGATTTAATCATTCATTGACAAAGAGAAAGTTTGGAAAATGGAAATGGTGTAAGACTTGAGAGAAGATTCGGAAtagtaattgattttgtgtaaTTGTAGTAGTTATTACTTTTATAGATTGGTAGGTGAATATTTATTCTTAGTATAGCATTCTGTTTGTACAAATTTAGTTGGTACATAACTTTTTTGTATGAAATACCTAAAATAATCTCCTTAATCTTATCTTGAGAGAGtatgtttttcttataaatttataagaaaatatgtattcttaaatattgtattcttaaatattgtactctttttgtcccaattaagttggtacaaaacttttgggcacggagtgtgttaaataatttCCTTTATTCATATCTAgcatgaattatatgatttacTACGAATTTTCTCAGCTGCCCAACGCGCAGGGGATATACTAGTGTAGTTAATGACATAATTATCCACAATTAGATTTAGAACCAGCAATAAATAGGAAAGAGGAGCATTGCAGCCAATTTTCCCGCTCCTCCATGGATCCCTTATTTCCCTCTCTTTCTCGATCAAATGGAGTAATATCCATCTATGTTTCTGTTCGTCCAACCTCAGCTGTTTCTCCCTCATGCTTGCATTTTTTGGTTTATGGGttttatatttcatgttaATATAATCTATAACAAACCCAATCAAGAAAGAGCAACAATAATCTCGCAAAATGGGTCAGCAGAAATTGATCTACAGCCTTGTGGCGAGGGGAACCGTTGTTTTGGCTGATTACACTGAATTCAAGGGGAATTTCAACACCATTGCCTCCCAGTGTCTGCAAAAGCTCTCTGCTTCAAACAACCGATTCACCTACACTTGCGATGACCACACCTTCAATTACCTCGTCGATAATGGCTTCAGTATGAACCTCGATTTACTTTAGGTTTATTGGTGTATTTTTTGCCCAAATGTGGAtgctaattatattattgttcCTAGTTGTGTTTGTGCATTAGGGTTCATATACCTAATTGAATATGGATTTGAATTGATAGATTCATTGGGGGATGATAAGAATTCCAAATCCATTTTCAAAAAGAGAAGTTCAATTTAAAGTTGTTAGTGAATGAAGTCAAGTTGATTAATCTTTGTAGAATTTATATGGTGTATGAAAAGTGTGGATGTGTAACTTGACTTCATTTGATACATATGTTAATTTGTAGCTTATTGCGTTGTTGCTGTTGAATCTGCGGGCAGACAACTACCAATTGCCTTTCTGGAACGTATCAAGGATGATTTCACGAAGAAATATGGAGGCGGCAAGGCCTCGACTGCAGGCTCCAACAGCCTAAAAAGAGAGTTTGGGTAAAGCCCCCCTCTGTTCTTGTTTCTTCAATAATCTTTCCCAACTCCTTTTGGTATTGTTGCAGGCCTAAATTGAAGGAGCAAATGCAGTACTGCGTTGATCATCCTGAAGAAATTAGCCAGATTGCTAAAGTCAAGGCTCAGGTCTCTGAGGTGAAAGGTGTGATGATGCAAAACATTGAGAAGGTATATACTTATACAGATGCTTTTACTTTTCTTGTTGCATAGTCGTGTATGTGGTTTCTGAAATGCCTTGTGTGTTCCTGCATAGGTTCTTGACCGTGGAGAGAAGATCGAATTGCTTGTGGACAAGACTGATAATCTTAAATCACAGGTCAGTCTGATCATAAATCTTCATGAAACAACCTTCTAAAATGTGGTTCAAGATTTGCATGTTGGATACTTGTTAGACCACTTCGTTTGTCTTGGTTGAGATTGAGATAGtcttaattaatcatatgctAGTTTGATGCATCGTCATGAAACAACCTTCTAAAATGTGGTTCAAGATTTGCATTTGGATACTTGTTAGACTACAAGTATTGTCTATTTATGTTGGTCTTGGTTGAGAGTTTGTTTTGCATTTCGAAATGGGGATTTGCAGGCACAGGATTTCAGGAAGCAAGGGACGAAGATGAAGAGGAATATGTGGATTGAGAACATGAAGATCAAACTGGTGGTGTTTGGTATAGTCGCGCTTTTGGCTCTCTTGGTGGCGTTGTCCGTGTGTCCCAAATTCAAGTGTTGATTGTAGACTCGAGTGTTGGCCTTCACTACTTGGATGTCCTCGTACGTCCGCTGCCCACCAACGTTGTTAGTGAGAGTTTTGCTTTGTATGAGTTAGCCTCTAAATGTGTCATGTTACCCTCGTGGGTTGGCAGGTGGATAGCAATTGTTGATTATAGAAAGTTTTTGATATTGTTGTTTCACACTTTcttgtatatatacatgtattgGATAGTGTTTTTACCAATAGGTCTAGATTGAAAGAATCCAAGATTAATAGATGATAATTTACCGataaaccaaattaaatttctaaatctaatttcattattatttatattggtGTAGTCTGTAGATGAGCAATACATCAATAACCATTACAAAACTACAAAATTGATTAGGATTTTTTGCTAAACCATTTCAAGTGCCTTTACATTAGGATTTTGGTTGTTCATAATAATATGccaattatattaattatctGTGCATAATACATATTACCATTAAGATGGTGTTCAGTTTTTtcagataaaataatagtatcaaGATATAATATAGGACTGAgatatgagattattttagttccAGCTTTCAAGGGTtagttatataaaataataccaacatattacatttttaatcCCAAGATCCAATCATGCCAACTGAACCCCTTTAACTgtgtatttatattaagtaAAGAAtcgataattaaataatttgtttcgTTTGAATTGAGAGGCCCAAGTTTAGGATTTGCAAAACTGAGAGGCCCAAGTTTAGGGGGCTGGCCTGGCCCGCCTGTTAGCAAGCCCTTGCAATTACGGAAATGCCCTCACACGTTCAGCAACGCCATTTACTcgattttcatcaaaattaaatttctgaAGCTCTCTTTCATCTTCGTCGACTGCAAGTTCTTCAAACTCTTCGAGCTCGCCTCAATTCACTCCGGCGCGTATCCCGTTCAGACACACCCCTCTCAATTCGCATTGTAACCGACCACGGTTAGTTCTCTCATGTTGTAATTCGATCCCTCAATTTGTTATACACCAAATTTCTCACGCCCAATTGCGctataaaaaatttgggtATTAGTACGACAAGCtttaatttgtgaatttgtacTGAAGAAATCCAAAACTCCATGTGAATGACTGTGATGGAGATTGAAGTTAATTGTACAGTTGGGACTGCCAAATTGATTTATTGTGCTGTAATAGATAGCTTTTGGGTGTGAATCATTACAATTTTCAGatgctactactactaatactaAATCCATAGTTCTTACAACACTCTGCAATTAAGCTTCAAGCTTCCACACCAGGTGAAGAGAAAAGGAGGCAACGTTTCGGAGGCTTCAAAATTGTGGCGGAAAAAATGGTTTATATCTCTAGGGTTAAAAGGggacaattttgaaaatagaaaaattaattgaggGAAGGGAGGAAATTATAGGTTACTCCACTGTTACCATACCATTAAACCAAACGCATGGTATTTAACTCCAACAAACAAAACACTCAAAACAAACGCCCTTTGCACAACTGGGAGGCCAAGAAATGGGAATTGGAAATGGACTCTCCCCCTTTTCTGTTcgataaattaatttctcataATTGGCTCGGGATTTTCAGCAACCTAATTTGTCCCCTTTCCACAAATTTGAAAGATTTTACGGGCTGGATGAACTCAAGGTAGAGCGTTACTGCTTCGTTTTGATGAAGTGATTGATCGTTTTAGACGGTTTTGTGTTACTGTGATTCAGAGAAAATGAGTATTCTGTGAATTGTTGCTCCATTTT is part of the Salvia hispanica cultivar TCC Black 2014 unplaced genomic scaffold, UniMelb_Shisp_WGS_1.0 HiC_scaffold_181, whole genome shotgun sequence genome and encodes:
- the LOC125198673 gene encoding putative vesicle-associated membrane protein 726, whose protein sequence is MGQQKLIYSLVARGTVVLADYTEFKGNFNTIASQCLQKLSASNNRFTYTCDDHTFNYLVDNGFTYCVVAVESAGRQLPIAFLERIKDDFTKKYGGGKASTAGSNSLKREFGPKLKEQMQYCVDHPEEISQIAKVKAQVSEVKGVMMQNIEKVLDRGEKIELLVDKTDNLKSQAQDFRKQGTKMKRNMWIENMKIKLVVFGIVALLALLVALSVCPKFKC